CGGTTCAATTCTGCTTGAATTGTACGCGGATAAAGCGCCCGGCACGGTGGCCAATTTCCTGCGGTATGTGGATGAGAAGCGGTACGACGGAAGCCGGTTTTACCGCGTGGTCCGGCTGGATAACCAGGCCAGTAGTCCCGTAAAGATTGAGGTAATCCAGGGCGGCCTGCAAAACGATACAATCCGGCAGTTACCGCCCATCCCGCAGGAAATCACCCAAACAACGGGTTTGAAGCACGTAGACGGTACGCTTTCATTGGCGCGTGGTAAACCCGACAGCGGAAGTTCAGAGTTTTTTATCTGCATCAACGACCAGCCCGAGCTTGATTTTGGCGGGAAACGAAACCCCGATGGTCAGGGCTTTGCGGCTTTCGGGCGGGTAGTGGAAGGGATGGACGTAGTGCGCCGGATTCAGCAGGGTGAAACGGGTTCTGATGCGGCTTCCGCGCAACTCCTCAAGACGCCCGTCACGGTCCGAAGTGCCCGGCGCGACCGGTAACGCAGCTTGCGTAGGGCATACTTCTTGCCGCCAATACGGTACCGCTTGCTGTTGCACATACTGTAAAGGCGAGTAAAATAGGAGGGGCTTGGAGGGGGCTGAGTTCCCGAGCTACTAAGAAAGCCGGTTAGCCCAGAAAGGAAGGGCTTCCATGCTAACCGGCCTTTCGTTTTTTTAACGAGCCAATTTTACGTTTTTGGCATTCAATCCTTTCGGTCCGCGCTCAACTTCGTACGTAACTTTGTCGCGTTCCCGTAACTGATCCTGGCAAGCAGATACGTGTACAAAAATGTCTCCACTCGCGTCATCGGGTACGATAAACCCGAATCCTTTGCTTTCATTAAAAAATTTAACGGTACCCGTTGGCATAACTTTGATAAATAAGATTGAGCCGTAAGGTAAGAGTTTCTGGCCGGTAGTTCCACATATCAGTGAAAAAATTATGTTAAGGCTCGCAAAACAGGTAAAATAATTTGGTAAATCGCCCCAAGTCCGAAGGTTCGTTTGTGAAGCCGCAGCTTCCTTACTGATTCATATTCATCCAGGTTAGGTACCGGCTCAGAAGCTCATGCTTTTGTTGTGATTATACGGTCTTTTTCTCATTGGAATGGTAGTAATATTACTGAAAAAAGTAATAATTTCGAGTCAAATTGTGATAGCGCGCCAACCTATACTAATAACCTGATGATGAAACGATACTACCAGGATGAAGAGGATATTGGCTTGTTTCAGCGAATGCAGCAGGATGACTCTCAGGCTTTCGAAGAAATTTATTACCGTTATTTCTTAAAATTATCTAATACAGCTTTCAAACGGCTTCAGGATCGGGCGGCAACCGAGGAAATCATTCAGGAATTTTTTGTCAATCTGTGGCTTAAACGGCATCGGCTGCCAGAATTGAAAAATCCCGAAAGCTACCTGCAAACCCTGCTGCGCAATTCCGTGATCGACTGGTTCCGGAGTCAAACCCGGCAGGATGGCTTTGCGGCTGAGCGAATGGCGCAACCCGACTACCAGATTGCCAATGCGACGGAACAGCAAATTTTGTACGCCGATTTGCAACGAGCCTACGAATCGACCGTCGGACAACTGCCCGATAAATGCCGTCAGGTTTACACGCTGCACCAGCGGGGATATTCGGTGAATGATATTGCCGAGCAACTCCAGATTGCTCCCAAGACCGTCGAAAGCCATTTGCTCAAAGCTCACACGACACTTCGTCACCTGCTGAAAGATTATTCAGCCGTAACCATCACCCTGGCCAGCCTGCTGATGGGCTGAAAGGATCCGGCAAAAACGGTGGACTCCTTTTTTAATTTTTTATAAAATTTCTACAGATCGACTAAGGTTTTCAGCCAGCTTATTCGTCTTAGGGTAAATAGATTGGATTTTAACGTCATAATCTATTAACCTGCGTAGGATGAAGAACAATTACCCGTCACCTGAATTGCTGGAAAAATACCTCGCTGGCCGCTGCTCTCCCGAAGAGGCCCGTCAGGTTGAGCGTTGGTATGACTCATTCGAGAACCGTCAGGATTTGGCACAGACACATCCTGAAACCGAGGAGTCGGCTCATTCCGAGCGGATGCTTAAACAAATTCAGGAGCGCATCGAAGCCCACGAATCCGGCCTGAAGTCGGTGCGTCGGCTGTGGCCGGGCAAAAACTGGCTTTGGACCCTGAGTGGCGTAGCGGCAGCGGTCATTGTTCTGGCAGTGGGCGTCTGGCAATTTCAGCGTCCGGAGCAGGCGGAAAAGCCCCGGTTCGTTGCTCCGCTAACGTCCCAACTGATTACCCTGGAAAATAAAAGCAAGACCATTCTGCGCCACGAACTGGCCGACGGCAGCGTCGTGTGGCTCAGTCCGGCAACGAAACTGCGGGTTCCGCAGCGGTTTGCGTTGTCCGTTCGGTCGGTGCAACTGGAGGGGGAGGCTTTTTTTGAAGTTCGCCGGGATACCACCCGCCCGTTTGTTATCCAGACCGGAAAGCTCAAAACCGAAGTGCTGGGCACGACCTTCAACGTGCGCGCTTACCGCAACAGTCCGCGATTCGAGGTGTCGGTTGTCACGGGGAAAGTAGCCGTCAGTGTGGCCGACCAGAAGAAAATTCTGCTGACAGCCCGGCAACAGGCTTTTTTCAATCCGTCAGCTGAATCACTGGCGAAAACGGGCCTTCCCCGTTCGGCCAAACCCAAGCTCTGGGAGCCCACCACGATTGCGTTCGAATGGGCGTCGCTGCGGCAGGTTGCTGACGCACTGGAAGAAACATTTGGCGTTCGGATTGTCTTCCGCAACCCGGCGCTTCGAAACTGCAAACTGCGGGCGGATTTTACCAACATGCGGCTGCCCGCTATTCTGAATCTACTCTGTAAAACAACCGATATGTCCTATACCCTCGATGGTCAGCAGATTGCACTTGACGGTCCGGGCTGCTTTTAAACGTGCGCTTTTTGTAATAAAACCCCAATTCTTTAACCTGTTTCACTAAACACTGCTATGAGCAATCAATTCTACGCCCCACCAGGCGGCAATGCATCACCGCTCCGGTTGACCTTCGTGCAACTGCTTCTGGTGATGATCTTGTCCTCTGCATCCTTCGCCGGCCATCGGCCCGGTCAGGATGAATTGAGTCGGAAAGTAGCCCTGAAGGTAGAAAACGTAACCCTGCGGGATGCCTTGCTGCAGATTGAAAAAAAGGCAAACATCAAATTTGTATTCAGTAGCCGTATTGTTCAGGAGCAGCGCGTGAGCTTCCAGACACAGGGAGGCCGGTTGGCCGACGTGCTGGACAAGATGCTGATGCCGCTGGGCATTTCGTACGAATTGGTGGACAATCAGATTGTCTTGTCCAAAAGGGAAACCGCAGCCCCGGCCACGGCAAGCCTGGTGGCTGAACCAACCGTGAGCGTAAAGCGGCCGGAAGCCGTTGCGTTTACGGTGCGGGGTGTGGTGAAAGAAGCCAACGGAGCGGGTCTTCCGGGCGTGAACGTCGTTGAAAAAGGCACCAGCCGCGGAACGAACACCAACGCTGATGGGGCTTTCCAACTGGATGTAACCGACGGAAACGCCACGCTGGTGTTTAGCTCCATCGGATATGGGAAACAGGAAGTAGCGGTCGGCAACCGCAGTACGATTGACGTAACGATGGAATCGGATAATCGCAACCTGGACGAAGTGGTTGTGATTGGTTACGGAACCGTGCGCAAGAGCGACCTGACTGGTTCTGTGGGGGCTATTAAAGGAGAAAAATTGCTCGATCGGCAGGCTGCGAACATTGGGCAGGCATTGCAGGGACGGCTGCCGGGTGTTGATGTTTCCGTCAACTCGTCGGCTCCGGGTTACCAGCCCCGGGTCCGGATTCGGGGGGTCGGTTCGATCAACTCCAGCCTGGAGCCGCTGTACGTGGTCGATGGAATCATTGGGGTAACAAACGCCAACCTGATCAACCCGAACGACATCGAGTCCCTGGAAGTCCTGAAAGATGCATCGGCCACCGCTATTTACGGAGCGCGGGGTGCAAACGGTGTAATTATCATCACGACCAAGCGTGGTAAATCCGGCCAAACGCAGGTTTCTTACGATACCTGGGGTTCCTACATCACCCCGGCCAAATACCTCGGCACGCTGTCGGCCGACGAGTTTATGTCGGTTTACAACAAAGCATACGACAACGCGCAGAAGTACGACCCGGAAGGTTTTGCCAGCGGAAAGTACGTGCGGAACGATCCGAAAAACTTCCCGAATCTGTTCGATGCAAACGGACGGCCCCTTTACAACACGGATTGGGAGCGGCAAGTGTACAGACCAACCTGGGCGCAGAACCACGAACTGGGGGTGCGCGGTGGTACCGAGAAAACGTCTTATAGCTTGTCGCTGGGCTACACCGATCAGGGCGGTCTGATGCTGAACTCCTGGTTTAAACGGTATTCGGCCAAGTTTACGCTGGACACCGACGTGAAAAAGTGGCTGAAACTGGGCGGAAGCATGTTCCTCAACCGGACGAATCAGCGCGAAGTGGACGATGCATCCGGCGGGTTGAACGTTCCGCGGATGGTGATGGAAGCGATCCCCATTCTGCCTACTCAGTATCCCGATGGAAGCTGGGGCCGGAACAAAGACTGGCCGGGCATGGAAGGCGGGGAAAACCCGGTTCGGATTGCAAACCAGCGCCTGCGGATCAATCCCAAAAACCAGATGCTGGGTCAGATTTATTCGTTGCTGACCTTTACGCCGGACCTGACGCTGCGGAGCAACTTCGGTTACGAACTGAAGTTCGAGAAAAACAACTTCTATTCGGGCCGCGACCTCAACGCGCTTTCGGCTGACCAGCGGGGAGTTGCCGATATCTGGAGCAACCAGGAATATTACTGGCAGTTTGAAAATTACCTGAACTACAACAAAACCATCAACAACGACCACACAATTTCGGGGTTGGCGGGTTTGTCGTGGCAGAAACGCTCGTGGGAACGGTATCTGGCAGCGGCACAAAATTTCATTGACGACTTCTGGGGCTACCATAACCTGGGCGTCGGTACGAGCTTGCAGAAACCCTCTTCCGAAGATCAGGAGTGGAGCCTGAACTCGTATTTTGCCCGTTTGAACTACAATTACAAAGATCGGTATCTGGTTACGTTTACGGGTCGGTACGACGGGGCGTCGAAGTTTGGGGCCAACAACAAATACGCGTTCTTCCCCTCGGCGGCTGTTGCCTGGAACGTGAGTCAGGAAGAGTTCCTGAAATCCGTTTCCTGGCTGTCGAACCTCAAACTGCGGGCCAGCTACGGGAAAACCGGTAACCAGGAAATCGGGCAGTACCGTTCGCAGCAATTCCTCGGTACGGGCGATGTGCTGCTGGGCGGGGTGCGTCAGACCGGTATCTGGCAGAGCTCGTTCGGTAACCCGGATCTGCGCTGGGAGTTCACCAACCAGCTCGACATTGGCGCCGACATCGGTCTGCTCAACAACCGCATCGACCTGACGGTGGACTACTACCACAAGATCACGAAAGATCTGCTGCTGGATGCCCCCATTCCGTGGTCAACGGGTTTAGGGGTGGTCACGCAAAACATTGGTTCGGTTGAAAACAAAGGGTTGGAAATTGGTTTGAACAGCCGGAACGTCGCGACGGAGAATTTCTCCTGGACGACCAACGTGGCTTTCTCGACCAACAGAAACAAAATCCTGAAATTAGGTATCAACAACGACGATATTTTCCCGGGACCGTGGTTCCTCGGCCAGACCAACATTCTGCGCGTCGGCCAGCCCATCGGTACGTTCTGGGGCCGCAAACGACTGGGCACGTTCAGCACGGCGGAAGCGGATCTGGCGGCCAAGTACAACCGGCTGCCGGGTGATATCAAATGGGCGGATTTGAACAACGACGGTAAAATCGACGGATCGGACGAAACCATCATCGGACGGGCCTATCCCAAGTGGAACCTGAACGTAGGGAACACCTTCCAGTTTGGCAAGTTTGACCTGTCGTTCGACATTCGGTTTGTCATGGGTGTCAATACCGTCAACGCTACGAAACACTCGGTGGAAGACCGTCAGGCCATCGCCAGCAGTTCGCGGAGCGTTCTGGGAGCCTGGACACCCGAAAACCAAAACAGCATGATTGCCGAAATTCGCCATTACAACGCCGGTTATGATACCGCTATGGACGACTGGTGGATGGAAGACGGCTCGTTTGTTCGGGGTCAGAACATCGTGTTTGGCTACTCGCTGCCCAACAAAATCGGTAAACTCAATTTTCAACGGCTGCGGGTGTACGCCAGTGCGCAGAACTTCTTCCTGATTTCGAAGTATTCGGGGTACGATCCGGAAGCGTTGACGGCTTTTGGCGGACAGCTGATTCAGAATATTGAGTTTTTCCAGTATCCCCGGCCCCGGACTTTCAGCCTTGGTTTGAATGTTCAGTTCTAATCGTTCAACGTCCAGCGGATTCGTCAATCGAAAACGCCGGGCTTCAACTCTGCAACAATGAAAAAACATATTATGTATACCCTGGCGGCTGTTGGTTTGACGCTGACTTCCTGCGAGGACTTTTTGAAAGAAAATCCGACCGGTTCGCTGACCACCTCGTCGCCGGTATCCAGCCCGGAAATTGCCCGCGCTTTTGTGAACGGCGCTTACTCGACCATCGGCACCTGGAACAACGGCGGTGGGGGCTGGGGCGGCAACAACGCATCGCTGCTCGAATTCATGACGGGCAAAGCCGACGGCAACTCCCAGACCGAAGCGTTCAAATTCTTTAACCTCGAATACGACGCCCGCGCGTTTTACATCGACAACTGGTGGTCAGGGCTGTATGCCGGCATTGCCCGGGCAAACCTGGCCGTTCAGAAGCTGGGCGATTTTTCGACGCT
This Larkinella insperata DNA region includes the following protein-coding sequences:
- a CDS encoding cold-shock protein — encoded protein: MPTGTVKFFNESKGFGFIVPDDASGDIFVHVSACQDQLRERDKVTYEVERGPKGLNAKNVKLAR
- a CDS encoding TonB-dependent receptor, encoding MSNQFYAPPGGNASPLRLTFVQLLLVMILSSASFAGHRPGQDELSRKVALKVENVTLRDALLQIEKKANIKFVFSSRIVQEQRVSFQTQGGRLADVLDKMLMPLGISYELVDNQIVLSKRETAAPATASLVAEPTVSVKRPEAVAFTVRGVVKEANGAGLPGVNVVEKGTSRGTNTNADGAFQLDVTDGNATLVFSSIGYGKQEVAVGNRSTIDVTMESDNRNLDEVVVIGYGTVRKSDLTGSVGAIKGEKLLDRQAANIGQALQGRLPGVDVSVNSSAPGYQPRVRIRGVGSINSSLEPLYVVDGIIGVTNANLINPNDIESLEVLKDASATAIYGARGANGVIIITTKRGKSGQTQVSYDTWGSYITPAKYLGTLSADEFMSVYNKAYDNAQKYDPEGFASGKYVRNDPKNFPNLFDANGRPLYNTDWERQVYRPTWAQNHELGVRGGTEKTSYSLSLGYTDQGGLMLNSWFKRYSAKFTLDTDVKKWLKLGGSMFLNRTNQREVDDASGGLNVPRMVMEAIPILPTQYPDGSWGRNKDWPGMEGGENPVRIANQRLRINPKNQMLGQIYSLLTFTPDLTLRSNFGYELKFEKNNFYSGRDLNALSADQRGVADIWSNQEYYWQFENYLNYNKTINNDHTISGLAGLSWQKRSWERYLAAAQNFIDDFWGYHNLGVGTSLQKPSSEDQEWSLNSYFARLNYNYKDRYLVTFTGRYDGASKFGANNKYAFFPSAAVAWNVSQEEFLKSVSWLSNLKLRASYGKTGNQEIGQYRSQQFLGTGDVLLGGVRQTGIWQSSFGNPDLRWEFTNQLDIGADIGLLNNRIDLTVDYYHKITKDLLLDAPIPWSTGLGVVTQNIGSVENKGLEIGLNSRNVATENFSWTTNVAFSTNRNKILKLGINNDDIFPGPWFLGQTNILRVGQPIGTFWGRKRLGTFSTAEADLAAKYNRLPGDIKWADLNNDGKIDGSDETIIGRAYPKWNLNVGNTFQFGKFDLSFDIRFVMGVNTVNATKHSVEDRQAIASSSRSVLGAWTPENQNSMIAEIRHYNAGYDTAMDDWWMEDGSFVRGQNIVFGYSLPNKIGKLNFQRLRVYASAQNFFLISKYSGYDPEALTAFGGQLIQNIEFFQYPRPRTFSLGLNVQF
- a CDS encoding peptidylprolyl isomerase yields the protein MRLTVLCLLALLSGNTIAQRVRLETDAGSILLELYADKAPGTVANFLRYVDEKRYDGSRFYRVVRLDNQASSPVKIEVIQGGLQNDTIRQLPPIPQEITQTTGLKHVDGTLSLARGKPDSGSSEFFICINDQPELDFGGKRNPDGQGFAAFGRVVEGMDVVRRIQQGETGSDAASAQLLKTPVTVRSARRDR
- a CDS encoding RNA polymerase sigma factor, with the protein product MMKRYYQDEEDIGLFQRMQQDDSQAFEEIYYRYFLKLSNTAFKRLQDRAATEEIIQEFFVNLWLKRHRLPELKNPESYLQTLLRNSVIDWFRSQTRQDGFAAERMAQPDYQIANATEQQILYADLQRAYESTVGQLPDKCRQVYTLHQRGYSVNDIAEQLQIAPKTVESHLLKAHTTLRHLLKDYSAVTITLASLLMG
- a CDS encoding FecR family protein is translated as MKNNYPSPELLEKYLAGRCSPEEARQVERWYDSFENRQDLAQTHPETEESAHSERMLKQIQERIEAHESGLKSVRRLWPGKNWLWTLSGVAAAVIVLAVGVWQFQRPEQAEKPRFVAPLTSQLITLENKSKTILRHELADGSVVWLSPATKLRVPQRFALSVRSVQLEGEAFFEVRRDTTRPFVIQTGKLKTEVLGTTFNVRAYRNSPRFEVSVVTGKVAVSVADQKKILLTARQQAFFNPSAESLAKTGLPRSAKPKLWEPTTIAFEWASLRQVADALEETFGVRIVFRNPALRNCKLRADFTNMRLPAILNLLCKTTDMSYTLDGQQIALDGPGCF